The segment ATCGGCATCCTGCCGTCGTCGGTATAGCGGGTCAAATAGTCCCATTGGTTGAGCGTATAGGAGACGGCATCGCCAAGCTTGGTGTCGGGCACGACCTTTGGCGCGATTTTGTCGAGCCATTCCTTGAGGGCGGAAAGGACCGGGATGCTGTGTTTCTGGCGAAAGCGGCGCATGTAATCGGTCTGTGTTTCGCTTTCATCGGGCTTTTCGTCCCGCACCTGCCTTTCAATCCGGTAGAGCTGGTCGAAGAACTTATACCGAGGCTCAATGATGTTGACTCAACGGATTCCGTTTTTGGTCAAATCATGATTCAACATGGCGGAAGGAGATTTCGCCATGGGAACAGCACTGAAGATCCGCGAGGACTATACGGCTGATGAATTGCGTCGGCTGGCGAGGCAGAGCCGGGATGCAGATTGGTCCCGCCGGTTGCTTGCCTTGTCGGTCATTTACGAGGGCGGTTCGCGGAGCCAGGCGGCGTCGATTGGCGGGGTGGGTTTGCAGATCATCCGCGATTGGGTTGAGCGTTTCAATCTGCACGGTCCTGATGGTCTGAAGACAGGCAAGGCGACGGGGCGGGAGCCCTTGCTCGATGACAAGCAGCGCAAGGCGCTTGCCGAGGCGGTCGAGAAAGGTCCTGTTCCCTATCTCGATGGCGTCGTGCGCTGGAGGCTCGTTGATCTGGTGCAATGGCTTTGGCAGGAGCATCGTGTCTTGGTGAGCCGCCAGACGCTGGGGCGCGAGTTGAATGCCATGGGCTATCGCAAACTCACCGCACGTCCCAAGCACCATGCACAAGACCCGCAAGCGATCGAGGAATTTAAAAAAACTTCCCCGCCGCAGTGGCGGAAATCGCTGCCGGAGCCGCTAAAGGAAAACGAATAGAAATCTGGTTCCAGGACGAAGCCCGCATCGGCCAGAAGAACAAGATCACCCGTCGCTGGGCCAAGCGCGGAACACGGCCCTCAGCGCCGCACGACCAGCGCACGAGATCGGCCTATATCTTCGGTGCGATTTGCCCGAAGCTCGGCAAGGCCGCCGCACTCGTCATGCCGTGGTGCGACACCTATGCCATGAACCAGCATCTGATGGAAATCTCCCGCCATGTCGCCGAAGACGCCCACGCTATCCTCATCATGGATCAGGCGGGCTGGCACATGTCCAACAATCTCACCGTGCCCGAAAACGTCACCATCTTGCCGCTGCCGCCAAAGTCGCCCGAACTCAACCCGGTTGAAAACCTCTGGCAGTTCATGCGCGAAAACTGGCTCTCCAACCGCGTCTTCAAATCTTACGAGGACATCGTCGATCACTGCTGCGATGCTTGGCACAAGCTCCAACGCCAGCCTTGGCGCGTCATGTCAATCGGCCACAGAAAATGGGCCGATGAGTTCTAATCATTGAGCGTTGGTATTAATGGCCTGCGCCGTTGGCCCACCGGGTTTCTTGCGCGCCTTGAGGGCATCGACAAACTTCCGCCTGGCATGGGCCATGCACCCGACATGCGTGGCCCCTTTCAACGTGCGCCAGGCCTGATAGCCGTCACTCATCAAGATGCCGCGATAATCGCCAAGGAAGGCCTGCGGGTGTTCCTGTCCGCGACCAGGCTGATAATCGAACAACACGATCGGCTGTTTACTGTCTTCACCACTGCGATACGCCCACATGTATGAGGTGCTGGTGGGATCCTTGCCCTCTTCCTTCAGCACCTGGACTGTGGTCTCGTCACCATGGATGATCGTCTGCGATTGGAGCCGCAGTTTCAGCGCGTCGTAGATGCGAGCGAGGTGTTTCTCGCTCGAACCGATCACCCAGTGGCCGAGAGCACCACGGCTGACAGGGACGCCTGCACGCTCAAAGGCCTGCCTCAAGCGATAGAGCGGCGTGCCGTCGACATATTTATGGACGAGCGCGAAGGCCAGCGTCGAGGCCGTGGCGATGCTGCCGGGCAAGGGCTGCTTCGGCATCGGCGCGATGACAACAGGCGTGCTTATCCCGGTCCGGTCGCAGTTGCGGCATGCATATTTTGCCCGGACATTCTGCAGAACCGTGGCCTTCACCTCGATGTGAAGCTGCTCGGTCACCAACTCGCCCATACGATGCATCTGGTGGCTGCAGCACGGACAGACCTTCTCGTCATCGGCAAGGTCATATTCGACGCGCTGGCGCGGCAGGTTTGCCGGCAGAGGCCTACGGCCGCGCTTCTTCCCTTCCGGTTTTTCGACAGATGGCAATCCCGTGTCCGGCAAATCGGTGAGATCGATATCGTCGCCTTCGGCTTCATCCTCAAGGGCAACCTGTTCAGCTTCATTGAAGACGCGATCAACGTGCTTCTCACTGCGCGGCGCAAACCGATGCAACTGCGCCAGCGCCAGTTCTTCCTCAAGCTTGAAGACGCGCTGCGCAAGGATATCCTTCTCGGCCTTCAGCGCGGCAATTTCGGCAGCATTCGCCGCCAAAAGCGCCATCAATTCTTCAACATCAGGGGTGCCGGTTCGAGTCATCGCATTCTTGAATCTGAACCGGCACCCTCCGTCAACAGGCCTGCGACAAACGCTCTGCGTTTGCGCCGAATTCACCCGACAAATTCATATTGCCGCACCGGATGGCGCACCATCGCGTCAATATCAATGCCGTCGAGAAGCCAATGCAATTGCTCGGCATCAAGCGACACCACAGCCTCCTGTCGCCGAGGCCAGCGGAACTTGTCTTCGGTCAGCGCTTTCAAAATTAGCACAAAGCCCGATCGATCAAAAAAGAGCAATTTCATCCGGGTGCGGCGACGATTGCAGAAGGCAAACACCGCCCGCTCGAACGGATTGAGGCCCATAGACTGCTCGACCAAAATCGCGAGGCCGTTGATCCCGGCCCTAAAGTCGATCGGTTCCAGATAGACACGCACATTGTCAGCCAGCCGGAACATCACAACGCCCCCAGCGCTTCGATCATCGCCGACAGAACCTCAGCATCCGCGTCTTCAAGCTCAAGCCGCACGCCGTTCGGCAGCGTCGCCTTCAAACGCACCCGTAGCGATGTCGGTCGAGCCGACGGGGCCGGCAGCCGCGCAGTCGGCGCTGCCTCAACCACCGGAACGAAGGCCGACGGCGCGCAAGGCATAGCCGTCAACGCGTTCTCCGCCTGCTGGCGCTGACGCAGCCTGATCCAGTTGTGCAACTGATTGGCGTTGATCCCGTGTGCGAGCGCCAGGCCGGCAACCGATACCCCCGGCTCAAGGGCCGCATCAATCAAGCGATCCTTTTCAACAGGATCAAAACGCCGCTTCCCGTTGTGAAGAACTTTGATGACCCGAAGCTGCCCTGAAATTCCCGTGCCATCCAATGTCATGTCCACAGTCTCCGTTGTGGACACAGAATCCCTCAATGCTCCGTCAATGAACAGGTGCAGGGATTTGCGCGCTTACTGAGCTTCCAGCCGGCAATGCTTTCGCCGCAGAGGTTGCAGGTTACGACGGATGTGCGGTTGATACTGTCGAGGATGGACCGGCCGTATATCATGTCGAATTCCAGACGAAGGATGTCGATGAAACGCCCTGGCGTATGCTGGAGTACTATGGATCCTCTTCCGACGGTTCTCCCTCGATTTCAGAATGAAGCGGGAGATTGTTCAGATCCTGGTGTATGTATCCAGCGTTGCTGGCGTCCAAAGCCTGCCCATCAAAACTACGATCTAATCTCCAGCAAGTTTGTGCACCGCCTTGATTAGTTCAGGCTCCAAACCAACCGCAAACGTGTAGCAGCGCGTACGGTTAAACTTTCGGCATGAACTGGTACCCGACGTTGTGATGCCAATGGCTTCCAATCCTTCGGGCCCCTCACGAAGCAACGGGCTGCCCGACGATCCCTTGTCCGCGGAACAATCAGTACGAAGACCACTTGCAATCACACCGTCCGTATTTTCGACCGATCGGACATAACAATCGCCCAGAACACGCTCGTTCCAGTCATCGGGCAAGAAGTCGCCTTGGCGAATGGAAGCCGTCGTAATCTTGTCTCCCACTGAGACTGGCCTCGAAGGCAAGTAATACGGTTCGAATTCGGTGACAGGTTCAGATAGCCGCATCACCACCCAATCGAATGGATCGTCCCAGGATTCGCGGCTCTCGTCAGGATGAATGAAAGATTGGACATCGACTTTGTGCCAAGTCGATCCTTTGCCGTCGCTCACTTCGAAAGCACATCGCGTTATCGTCATCGCCCCGGCGTATTTGATCATGCTATTCTTGGGGTAGAGTGCATGGCGCGCGGTGACGACAATGTTCGCCTTGTAGAGAACGAAGGCGCTGGCCTCGTTGAAGGGGCACATAATCCGACCGCTCGCACCAAACTTCTTCCGAGCTTCGTCCGAGGACAATCCATGTAACGCTGCGTATTGGTCGATGGCATGCCGATTGTCGGCGCCAATCGTTCCAGCCTTTGCTTCAGAAGCGCAAAGAAGCAATGCAATCAGAACTGTGGTCAGAAACTGCTGCGACCATGCAGCTAACATCACAAATAACGTCATCGACAAACGTTGCATCTTACTCTCTATCTTTCCTGCATGGCCTCCGACGCCACTTCCGCCAGTGGCGAGAACAGATACTCGAGGATTCGCCTCCTCCCCGTCTTGATCTCGACCGTGGCGGCCATACCGGGTGATAGCGGCTGAAGCGCTCCATCGACATTGATCATTTCTGTGTCGGGCCTGACGGTCACAGGGAAAACCAGATTCTGGACCCGCTCGACATTGCCGATCGGAATGAGGCTCTGGAGCTGCTTCGCGGGCTCGCCCTCCATCTGCTGTGCGTCGGGCTCCGGAACAGCATCGGTCGCAACCGAGGTGACATGGCCGTGGACCACGCCATAGCGGGTGAACGGAAAGGCTTCGACCTTGATCACCGCCTCCTGTCCGGCCGAGACGAAGCCGATGTCGCTGTTCGGCAGGAAGGCTTCGATCTCGAGGGCGGTGTCACCCGGCACGATGCGCATCAATTCGGAACCGGGATTGACCACCTGGCCGATGGTGGTGATGGCCGAGGCGGCAACAACGCCATCGATCGGACTTACGATCGTCATCGACTGGCGGCGCTTGCGCGCCTTGATCAACTGCTTTTCCAACTCGTCAGCCTGCTTTGCAGCATCGCCGAGCTTCTCGGCATTGTCGGCAACGAAAGCATGCAAGGCCTTTTCGCCTTCGCTCGTCGCAACGGCCAACGCTGCTTTTGCTTCTGCAAGTTGCCCAACTTCTTCGGCGAGATCGGTTTCCTCCTTCTGCTGCGTCTCGAGCGCGTCGATCACACCAGATTTCGAGCCGGCCGCCTGATCGACCAGCGTCGATCGCATCGCAACCCGCTCGGCAAGCGTCGCGATCAATCTCTTGTGGGCATCGATCTTGGCGCTCAGCCGCTCGATCGTCGCCTGCTGCTGGTGGCGTTGGGCGGCGAGGTTGTCGAGGTTGGCATCGAGCTGGGCCAGATCGGCCGCGAAGATCGTCTGTTCCCGCGCACGAATATTGTCGGGCGTATCGGCAGGAAAGGACAACGGGGTTGCAGGCACCGTGCGGTCGCCAGTCCAAATGTCACCCGCGAGCCAGTTTCCCACCAGTACCAAGGCGGTGTCGCGTCGGGCAATCTCTGCGCGCAAGGCATGCAGATTGACGCTCAAGGCTTCTTCGTCGGATTTGAGTTCGGTCTCGTCGAGCTCGACGACGACGTCACCGGCCTTCACCTTCGAACCGTTTACCACCGGGATCGACCTGACTTTACCAATCTCGATGGACTGGACGACCTTGACGCGACCCGTCGGCTGGAGCTTGCCCTGTGCCGTCGAGACGATATCGAACGTGCCGAGATAGCTCCACAACAAAGTGCTGCCGACGACGACGGCGATGAACCAGATGAAGGCCGTGCGGATCGGGGACGCCGGCGTCTCGAGGATTTCCAGTGCAGCCGGCAGGAACTCGTTTTCGATCCTGGTGCGGCGTCCTGGCCTTCTCGGGCGTTTCGGCGGCTTGATGACCTGGTTCATGCCTGGTTGAGCCCTGTCTGCAATTGCCAGAGATGAGCGTAAAGACCATTCGGGCGCCCCAGGAGGCTGTCGTGACTGCCTTCCTCGACGATGCGGCCATCTTTCATGCCGATAATGCGGTCGCAATGGCGGACGGTCGCCAGGCGGTGGGCAATGATGATGACCGTCCTGCCTTTGACGATTTCGCGCATGTTGGCGAGGATGATCCGTTCGCTCTCATAGTCGAGCGCGCTCGTCGCTTCGTCGAGGATGAGGATCGGCGGGTTGGTCGCAAGCGCTCTGGCGATCGCCAGCCGCTGCCGCTGGCCGCCGGAGAGATTGGCGCCGCGCTCCTCGATCAAGGTGTCGTAGCCCTTCGGCAGCTTGGCGATGAACTCGTCGGCTCCAGAAAGCCGTGCCATTTGCATGGCGGCTGCCCGTGACATTGAAGGATTCACCAGACAGATGTTGTCGTGAATCGATCGGTTGAACAGCATGTTTTCCTGCAGGACGACGCCAATGTTCGAGCGCAGCCAGGCCGGATCGACCTGGGCAATATCCTGACCATCGACAAAGACCTGACCACGGTTCGGGATATAGAAGCGCTGGACAAGCTTGGTGAGCGTCGACTTGCCGGATCCGGATGGGCCGACGATCCCAATCACTTCACCGGGCCGCACCGAGAAGGTGATGTCCCTGAGCACGTCCTGGCCGTCGGCGGAATAGCGGAAATTCACGCCCTTGAAGGCGATCGCCCCTCTTGGCTTCGGCAGGCTGATCGAGACGGCTGGCCGCGGTTCCGGCGGCGCGTTGAGGATGTCGGCAAGCCGCGCCACCGATACCTGCACCTGTTGGAAATCCTGCCATAGCTGCGAAAGACGCAGGATCGGTTGCGACACCTGTCCGGCGATCATGTTGAACGCCACCAGTCCCCCGACCGTCAGCTCGCCATTGATGACCGCCTGGGCGCCGAACAGCAACAATGCCGCCGAGGTGATCTTGTTGACGTATTGGATGGCGTTCTGGCCCTTGGCGGCCAGCATGGTCGTCGCGAACGACGACTGAACATAGCCGGCGAGACGCTCTTCCCATTGCGCCGAGACCACCGGTTCGACGGCGGAGGCCTTCAAGGTCTGGACACCGACGACCGTCTCGACAAGAAGCTGCTGGCTGTAGGCGCCGCGCTCGAACTTCTCATCGATCTTTTCCTTCAGGAACGGCCGCACCAAGAAGCCAATTGCCAGATAGAAGGGGATTGAGGCGATCACGATCCAGGCTAGTTTGGCGGAATAGGAAAACAACACGAAGATGAAGACGATCGTGAAGATCAGGTCGAGACCGGAGAACAGCCCCTGCCCCGTCAGGAAGTTTCGGATCGTTTCCAGCTCACGAACACGCGCGATCGTCTGGCCGGTCGCCCGCGTCTCGAAATAGGAGAGCGGCAAGTTCAACAGGTGCCGGAACAGCCGACGCCCGAGTTCGACGTCGATGCGGTTCGTCGTGTGCGATAGCGCATAGGTTCGAAGATATTGCAGCGCCACATCGAAAAGCCCGACCGCCGCAAGCCCGACGACCAGCACGATCAGCGTCGAATAGCTGCGATGGGCAAGGACCTTGTCGACCACCACCTGGAAGAACAGCGGCGTCACCAGCGCGAAGATCTGCACGATCAACGAGGCCAGCAGGACATGGCCGAAGGCATGGCGATAGCGCCAGATCGACGGCAGAAACCAGCGGAACCCGAAATTCCCACGCGAGGATCCTGGCCCCGCCAGTCGGCGCTGCAGAAGGATGAAGTGCCCGGCCGTCTCTGCCAACACTTCGTGCGCTCCGAGATTGCGGATCGAGAAGTCGACGGGATCGATTATCCGGTAGGTGCCATCGGGCGTCACGCCACCAAATACGCCGAAGCGACCATCGGTCAAACAGACGATGGCGGGTGTCGGGAGCGTCCCGAGGCGGGTATCCGTGTGGATCTCGACATGCTTCGCTTTCAGGCCGACCAGTTTTGCCGCCCGCAGGAGATCGTTGCGCCCTGAAGCACTCGACAGAGCCAAGTCCCGTGCAAGGGCATTGGGATTGGAGGCGATACGATAGTAGCCGGCGATCGCAGCAATCGCCGCAAGGCCGCTGTCAGGGCCTTCTTTTTCCGCGGGGTTTGCCGACGCCTGCTCCGGCTCGGCAAGAGTTGGTTGCTCCACGGTCGTCATCCGCAGATTCCGTAGGCCGGATCGTGGCGCCCGCTCTTATCGGCTACCGGCATCCGGAACCTCTATGTGCGCTGGATCGTAATCGAATTTCTCCAGGGCAGTTGCAAATGGAAACATCCATCGGTTGTCTGGGAAACGCCTCTGGATTTTCTGGAGGCGGCCATCGTTTGCTGATATCCAGATGTCGGCAGCCGCCTCGTATGGAAAGCTGCGCCAGGTAGCAGTGTAGTGGAGCTCAGCCTGATCACCGGCATGGTCCGGCTTGACGAGTTTGCAAGCGTTCCAGAGCGGTCCACGCTGGCCCATGCTTCCAGGAACCCCGCGTCTAAATCTCCGCCACTTGGTCGAAAACGCGTACTTCTCGTATATCTCCGCACCGATCGCACGGCTCTCGAAATGAGGCTTCAAACTTCCGTCGGGTTTGGCATTATAGGTATTGACCGCGAGCTGCGGGCTGTCCCAGGTCTTTCTCACCGCCTCGTCTACTGCCCTACAAGACAGATCCTCTGCAAAGACATCGGCCTTGGGCTGGCCGTGAGAGCCCAGATGCTTCCCTCCATTAGGTCCATGTAAAGTGGCCTCTGTGACGTTTGGGAAGAGCAGCAGCGCCGCAAACAGCATTGCTATTCGGAGTTTCAAAAATTTGTCTCCATGTGCCGAGGCTCCGGTAGATACGGCAATCGACGTCCGCCTTGCCGATCAAGTTGATCGCAATCAAATGGCGGAATGCCGAACCCCGATTTGGCTCGGCATTCCGCTTGCTGTTGATCAAGCAGCATTCTGCTGCAGGATCGCCGCCTGGTAGGCGAGCGTTGCATCGCCGACCAGATAGCGCGACGTGCCATCGCTGGTCTGGTAGGAACTCGTGCCGGTGATCGCGGACCCGTCGGCGAACGACTGGCTGCCATCGGTCGTCGGCAGAAGATTGATGAGCTTGATGCCAGCGTTCGACATCGTCAGCAATTCGCCATCATCAGCCACACCGTTCTGGTTGGCGTCCCGCCAGACACGGAACTCGCTCCAACGGTCATCGTTGGCATCGAGCACGTTGTCGTGGTTGCTATCGAAGACCAAACGAAGGCCGTCGAGGTCGGAGACAGAGCCGCCGTTCGCGGCAACCTGATCGTCGGTGGCCCACATCGAGAAGGAGAGTTCTCTCGCCTGGTCGATGACACCGTCCGGGCCAGCCTGACCGTCTTCACCAAGGTCAATCGCCAGGAAGCCGTCCTGAGGTCCGACCCATGCGGTTCCATCACGTGCTCCGTCGGCATTCCAGTCGAAGGTGACGGACGAGCCGGTGGCAAGCGCGTTGGTATCGAGCGGCCGAAGATCGATGTGGCCGTCGCCGTTGAGGTCGAGAAGCACCGGCCGGTTGCCGCCGGAGCTTGGCTGCGGCCATTGGTCGACCATCTTCCACCCAGTGCTGCCGCCACCGCCACCACCGCTCACATAGGCATAACGCTGCCACCCGGTCAGCTTGTGAGAGGCATCGTATTGGTAGTTCGTGTAGCTACCGTCATCATTATACGTCGTAGCAGTGCGCTCCACGTTATTGATGAAATTTTGAACCAAACGCGTCCAGGGTTGATTGCCGTACACGTCGTAGTTTGTCGCGGTGAGCGAGCCTGGTGTGTCGCTGTAGACATTGTCAGTAATCAACTGACCATTCGGCACATAGACATCCGCGATATAGGACCAGCCTTGTGAGTTGGCCACGTCATAGGCGTATAGCACCTTGCTTCCGTCGTCATTGTTGACGTTCTGGTTCGTCATCTGCCCGGCAGCGTTAAACGCCTGATTGATCGTCGACCAGCCCTGAGTGTTGGCTACATCCCAATAGTTCACGGCTCGCGTACCATTGTCCCAATAGATCGTTTGGTTCAGGGTCTGACCACTTGGAGCATCGAGAGTATTGTCAACCCGACTCCACGTCTGCGAATTGGTCACGTCGAAGTCGATGGTGTTTGTGCGCTGCCCCGCCGCATTGAAATAATCGATATGCTGCTGAGCACCAGTTGGCGTATAGAAAAAGATAGTCGTCTTGGTTCCATCGTCATTGGTTTGGGCCTGCGAAACCATCCGCCCCTGCCCGTCAATATCCTGCACGATATTGTTCCAAGGCTGAGTGTTGGCTGGATCAAAGAGGGTTACTTTAGTGTGGTCGTAAGAATCCCAATGCACGGTTTCGCTTGTTCTTCTGCCCGCGCTGTCTACAGCGTTGTCAATCCTAGCCCAGTCACTTGAGTTCGTAACGTCGAAATCGGTGAATCCGGTGCGAACACCGGCACTATTGAAGTAGTCAACGTGCTGCTGCGCTCCGGTCGGCGTGTAGAAAGTGATCTCCGTCCGGGTACCATCATCGTTGAACTGCTTTTCGAGCGTCTTCTTGCCTGATGCGTCGAAGGATTGCTCGACGCGGGTCCAAGGATTGGCATTCAATGGATCGTAGAGGATGGCGGATGTCGGAATGCCCGCCTTGTTGGCGTTGATGACGCTGAGTACCTGTCCGCCGGCAGCATTGTAATTTGTTGTTACTGAGCTCCCATCAGCGGCGATCGCAAGTTGCGACGTCTTGCGCCCCTGACCATCACTGGTGACACGCAACGTCAGGCTGCCTAGAGCTGAGACTGTATCGACGATGGTCTGAGTGACAACGCTGCTGGCGTTCAGATCAACTTTCGTCAGCGTGATCGACCCGTCATTGTGGGTCACCGAGGTTTCCGTGTGATCGATGACGCCATCATTGTTGGAATCCTTGCTGAGGACCGTGATCAGGCCGTCGGTGCTGGTTGTGATCGTGCCCTTGGCGACAACGGCGCCGCTGGCATTGGTCTCGGTCACAGTTGCAACTGTCGAGCCATCCACCTGAAGCTGCGATTGCATGACGACCTCATAGGTGCCGTTGCCGTCATAGTCGTATTTGACAGTTTTCGTGTGGCCATCCGCGGAACCGTCGGTTTCCATCTTGGCTGCGATTGCTTGCTTCCAATAGACCTTGCCAGCCAGAAGATAGTTGGTCTTCTGCGCTGTCGCGTTGTTTGTCATGATCGAAACGGTCGCGCCTGTCGTGTCGGCTGTCAGTGTTTCCACCTGATCGACGGTACCGTCGCCATCGACATCCTTCGAGGTCGTCCGCACCGTACCGTCGGATGATTGCTGGATCGTGGTCTTCGTCGCCAACTTGCCGGTTGTCAGATCCGTGTCGGAGATGACCGTAGTCTTGCTGCCGTCGGCATTGTTCGTGTCGACTGCTATTCTCTGGCGATCGTTCGTGCCGTTGCCGTCGAGATCCCAATTGATGGTGGTCTGAAGGCCATTCGCCGTTGTCGTGCTGACCGAACTATCTGCTTTGACTCCAGCCTCCTTGTAGTCGGTGACCGTCAACGTCACAACGCCCGTATCCGCAGTTACCGATTGCTGATGCTGATCGATGGCGCCATCGCCATTGGCATCGCGGTCAATCGTTACCGTGTGTTTGTCGGCGCTGGTTAGCGTGGTCGTCTTGTCGATCAGTTTGCCGGACGCGTCGGTCGTCGCGACCGTCTCGCGGGTTGCACCGTCGGCAAGGATCTCGATCGTGTCGCTGACCGTCTGTGTCGCCAGTCCGGTGCGCTGCGCATTGGTCGATACGATCTCGCCATCAGCGTTCGTCGTCGTGACGAACTTGGAGATTAGCGAGCCGTCGGCCTTGCTGCTGGACACGGTACGTGTCCGGGTGCCATCGGCGTTGATCAGGGTCACATCGGTTGCGGTCTGGCCATAGGTACCGGAGCCCGTCAGATCCGATTGGGTCGTGACCGACAGGCCGTTGGCACTGGTCGTGGTCAGATAGCGGCTCGTCAACGTCGTACCGGTGAAGTAGCTGACCGTCTCCGTGCGTGATCCGTCGCCATTGAGGACGGTCACATCGGTGCGGCTCGTGGTGAAGGTTCCGGAACCGGTCTGATCCCATTTCGTGGTGACAGTCAGCCCGTCGGCAGACATATCGGTCTGGATGACCGCGCTCAGCACCAACGTGCCGCTGCTGTTGACCGTGTAGGTTTTTTCCGTGGTGGTCTTGCTGCCGTTCGTATTCAGCGTCGTCACATCGGTCACGGTCTTGTTGGCAACGCCATTGCCGTCCGTGTCGTAGCTGACCGTCTGGTTGAGACCATCGGCACTGGTCGTGATCGTCTTGGTATGCGACACGGCTCCCGTGGACGTCAGGTCGGACAGGGTCTGCGTGACGCTGCCATCGGCATTCTTCGTGGTCACGGACTTCTGGTCAACGACGCCATTGCCATCGATGTCATAAGTCACCGTGACTGTCTTCCCGTCGGCGCTTGTCGTGGTCGTCGTCTTGTTCGCAACAAGCCCGGTATTGGCGACCACCTCAGTCGTGGAACCGTCGGCGTTGAGCGTTGTGATGTCCGTTGTCGTCCGGACCGGGGAGAGAACGACCGACGGATTGTTGAGCGCCCAAGCC is part of the Rhizobium sp. CB3090 genome and harbors:
- a CDS encoding DUF4214 domain-containing protein; amino-acid sequence: MSNSSQFVNVNGDGYQHRTAWAGNGTGVLVFDADGDGKISSSKEFEFTQWDPTAIGDLEAIKDVFDTNGNGKLDAGDTQWSKFKVMVNGQLVSLSSLGITSIDLTPKGSGQTFSDGSAITGTTTFTKSDGSTGTVGDAVLASDSNGYIVKSTVVTNADQSKTNTIQAYNADGSLAFQDLVTTSADGNSVSTKFDDDGNGTYDRSQTDVTTVASGVRTRVVTDFNADGSVVDSTTTVTSADHTSVTTTLDQDGDGKADQSQTFVTNADGSSTTTTKTLSASGATLGQVQVQSSADGLTETTKTDVNGDGTYDDVVSDVTVVGSDASRTRTVTDSSANGTLLSSVTTVTSADRHTKTVTSDIDGNGTVDERDLTQTTIASNGDVTTVVTITNGDNSARSKATTVAAANGLSSTVSTDITGDGIADLVHSDVTTVASDGSRTETVQDKSASGVLLSSNITTTSVDGKSKNISVDANGDGAADSTSVITVASDGTITETDSSLNPNGSLVGKMLTTTSADGLSKTISTDANGDGAYDAVTTDVIAAGTGGARVETVTKKSGNGTVIGKTVTTTSADSLTQTMQSDINGDGTFDQTVSDVIVLNAGARTETVAAKSGNGTLLSQTVTTVSADRKTTTVSKDVDGDGHVDSASTHIIATDGSQTTTTSITSADGALHGKSTLTVSADGLTITTVTDANGDGTIDLTTVDQTVINADGSRTETVSEKSNTGALLDKVTTTTSGNGLTITIQKDVNGDSVIDTRSVAATVLNSDGSKSTTTSDYAGTSLIDQTKVTISANGLVTKTDYNYDGNGTVDRTETSTKTLNADGSTSLVDAITTVSGTLLSKTTNTATSDGKTVTSQVDLDGDGKIDVKTTSVIDATGLTTKTVETYKTGTTTLASRAVTTTSANGLSITTKSDLDGDGTFERVLGDVTTLNADGSRTEAFSRSTNTVPVELTTVTTSANGLSKTTVVANDVVGMTARNEMYRLYHATLGRDPDVGGISDFAVAFNSGTTAVQLAAVMINSAEFAQKYGTLDNTQFVTLLYQNALGRVPEAAGLNGWVGTLNAGTSRASVAQQIADSAEGQAHMAAGAQAWALNNPSVVLSPVRTTTDITTLNADGSTTEVVANTGLVANKTTTTTSADGKTVTVTYDIDGNGVVDQKSVTTKNADGSVTQTLSDLTSTGAVSHTKTITTSADGLNQTVSYDTDGNGVANKTVTDVTTLNTNGSKTTTEKTYTVNSSGTLVLSAVIQTDMSADGLTVTTKWDQTGSGTFTTSRTDVTVLNGDGSRTETVSYFTGTTLTSRYLTTTSANGLSVTTQSDLTGSGTYGQTATDVTLINADGTRTRTVSSSKADGSLISKFVTTTNADGEIVSTNAQRTGLATQTVSDTIEILADGATRETVATTDASGKLIDKTTTLTSADKHTVTIDRDANGDGAIDQHQQSVTADTGVVTLTVTDYKEAGVKADSSVSTTTANGLQTTINWDLDGNGTNDRQRIAVDTNNADGSKTTVISDTDLTTGKLATKTTIQQSSDGTVRTTSKDVDGDGTVDQVETLTADTTGATVSIMTNNATAQKTNYLLAGKVYWKQAIAAKMETDGSADGHTKTVKYDYDGNGTYEVVMQSQLQVDGSTVATVTETNASGAVVAKGTITTSTDGLITVLSKDSNNDGVIDHTETSVTHNDGSITLTKVDLNASSVVTQTIVDTVSALGSLTLRVTSDGQGRKTSQLAIAADGSSVTTNYNAAGGQVLSVINANKAGIPTSAILYDPLNANPWTRVEQSFDASGKKTLEKQFNDDGTRTEITFYTPTGAQQHVDYFNSAGVRTGFTDFDVTNSSDWARIDNAVDSAGRRTSETVHWDSYDHTKVTLFDPANTQPWNNIVQDIDGQGRMVSQAQTNDDGTKTTIFFYTPTGAQQHIDYFNAAGQRTNTIDFDVTNSQTWSRVDNTLDAPSGQTLNQTIYWDNGTRAVNYWDVANTQGWSTINQAFNAAGQMTNQNVNNDDGSKVLYAYDVANSQGWSYIADVYVPNGQLITDNVYSDTPGSLTATNYDVYGNQPWTRLVQNFINNVERTATTYNDDGSYTNYQYDASHKLTGWQRYAYVSGGGGGGSTGWKMVDQWPQPSSGGNRPVLLDLNGDGHIDLRPLDTNALATGSSVTFDWNADGARDGTAWVGPQDGFLAIDLGEDGQAGPDGVIDQARELSFSMWATDDQVAANGGSVSDLDGLRLVFDSNHDNVLDANDDRWSEFRVWRDANQNGVADDGELLTMSNAGIKLINLLPTTDGSQSFADGSAITGTSSYQTSDGTSRYLVGDATLAYQAAILQQNAA